The following coding sequences lie in one Halorussus rarus genomic window:
- a CDS encoding enoyl-CoA hydratase/isomerase family protein yields the protein MGFYSAYESITVDVDEGVATVEFHRPEKYNALNTEVMLDLQRAFAELQLDRDVDAVVVTGEGEDAFSAGADIEQYAGTVEEHDPRQKDRQDLFYDIYRAPLDLHAPVIAKIDGYCAGGGMILAMYCDMRVATEESQFGVPTCNIGQIPTGGSNYRAIQLVGEAKAKELALTADFIGADEAERIGLVNHAVAPEELDETVDGIVDSIQDTGRQAVKNSKKAINQAANAPDIETARAYEADLWWEQFATDERRELVDEFNEG from the coding sequence ATGGGCTTCTACAGCGCCTACGAGAGCATCACGGTGGACGTGGACGAGGGCGTCGCCACCGTCGAGTTCCACCGGCCCGAGAAGTACAACGCGCTGAACACCGAGGTGATGCTCGACCTCCAGCGGGCGTTCGCCGAGCTCCAGCTCGACCGGGACGTCGACGCCGTGGTCGTCACCGGCGAGGGCGAGGACGCGTTCTCCGCCGGGGCGGACATCGAGCAGTACGCCGGCACGGTCGAGGAGCACGACCCGCGCCAGAAGGACCGCCAGGACCTCTTCTACGACATCTACCGCGCGCCGCTCGACCTCCACGCGCCCGTCATCGCGAAGATCGACGGCTACTGCGCGGGCGGCGGGATGATCCTCGCGATGTACTGCGACATGCGGGTCGCGACCGAGGAGTCGCAGTTCGGCGTCCCGACCTGCAACATCGGCCAGATCCCGACCGGCGGGTCGAACTACCGGGCGATCCAGCTCGTCGGCGAGGCCAAGGCCAAGGAGCTCGCCCTGACGGCGGACTTCATCGGCGCCGACGAGGCCGAGCGCATCGGCCTGGTCAACCACGCGGTCGCCCCCGAAGAGCTCGACGAGACGGTCGACGGAATCGTCGACTCCATCCAGGACACCGGCCGCCAGGCGGTCAAGAACTCCAAGAAGGCCATCAACCAAGCCGCGAACGCCCCCGACATCGAGACCGCGCGGGCGTACGAGGCCGACCTCTGGTGGGAGCAGTTCGCCACCGACGAGCGCCGGGAGCTCGTCGACGAGTTCAACGAGGGATAG
- a CDS encoding Ldh family oxidoreductase, which translates to MAPIAPETLREETKVLAFDLRDTLLDRESTLVPSLADLLDVHGSDYDADVLLRRYLAMHFRDSIIDSLVPGPHTPFTEISRRALAYRLEQFGLDVATSQVAHGKIRERAASGDPVPPDWTVTEPGEPETDAAAFEDGSGALLPLGGTASGYEGFGLAVVAELFADRLNTRGAASRCR; encoded by the coding sequence ATGGCACCCATCGCCCCGGAGACGCTCCGCGAGGAGACGAAGGTCCTCGCGTTCGACCTCCGGGACACGCTGCTCGACCGCGAATCGACGCTCGTCCCGTCGCTCGCCGACCTGCTCGACGTCCACGGCAGCGACTACGACGCCGACGTGCTACTCCGGCGCTATCTGGCGATGCATTTCCGGGACTCGATAATCGACTCGCTGGTTCCGGGCCCGCACACACCGTTCACGGAGATCAGCCGCCGGGCGCTGGCGTACCGACTCGAACAGTTCGGCCTCGACGTCGCGACCAGTCAGGTCGCCCACGGCAAGATCCGCGAGCGGGCGGCGAGCGGCGACCCCGTCCCGCCGGACTGGACCGTCACTGAGCCGGGCGAGCCCGAGACCGACGCCGCGGCGTTCGAGGACGGCTCCGGCGCGCTGCTGCCGCTGGGCGGGACTGCGTCGGGGTACGAGGGGTTCGGGCTGGCGGTCGTCGCCGAACTGTTCGCGGACAGACTGAATACCAGAGGAGCAGCGAGCCGATGCCGGTGA
- a CDS encoding CaiB/BaiF CoA transferase family protein has protein sequence MSQSTDGTDDGGSGILDGVRVLDLSTFVTGGFCSLMLANQGAEVIKVERPEVGDDSRHSGPPFVDVDGYDGPGRTASDRGESPYFWTVNYDKKSVEIDLKTEEGLELLYDLVEKADVFVENYRPGTADRLGVGYDDLREINDELVYCSISAFGDSGPWSDRPGYDLLVQGTSGIMSVTGPENGDPVKVGLPQTDLITAMWAAFGIMGALYRRERTGEGERVELGMLDAALPWLTKQAGKAFVGEEPTRMGTKDPVLAPYQVYPTADGHLSVAAANQKLWSELCEAVDRPDLVDDPRFASNADRVEHMDELEEELSETFRERETDEWVELLAEERGLPVGPVYNVDEALHNEQVDARDVVSSAEHPAAGEIPVVEHPLNFANAESGFDKAPPLLGEDTVPTLRELGYDDEAIESLREAGAIPDE, from the coding sequence ATGTCACAGTCAACCGATGGCACGGACGACGGCGGGTCGGGCATCCTCGACGGCGTGCGGGTCCTCGACCTCTCGACGTTCGTCACCGGCGGATTCTGCTCGCTCATGCTCGCGAACCAGGGCGCGGAGGTCATCAAGGTCGAGCGCCCGGAGGTCGGCGACGACAGTCGCCACTCGGGACCGCCGTTCGTCGACGTCGACGGCTACGACGGACCGGGGAGGACCGCCAGCGACCGCGGCGAGTCGCCGTACTTCTGGACGGTCAACTACGACAAGAAGAGCGTCGAGATCGACCTCAAGACCGAGGAGGGGCTGGAACTGCTCTACGACCTGGTCGAGAAGGCCGACGTGTTCGTCGAGAACTACCGGCCGGGGACCGCCGACCGGCTCGGCGTCGGCTACGACGACCTCCGGGAGATCAACGACGAACTCGTCTACTGCTCCATCTCGGCGTTCGGCGACTCTGGCCCGTGGAGCGACCGACCCGGCTACGACCTGCTCGTCCAGGGGACCAGCGGCATCATGAGCGTGACCGGCCCCGAGAACGGCGACCCGGTCAAGGTCGGACTGCCCCAGACCGACCTCATCACCGCGATGTGGGCCGCGTTCGGCATCATGGGCGCGCTATACCGGCGCGAGCGGACCGGCGAGGGTGAGCGCGTCGAGCTCGGGATGCTCGACGCCGCACTGCCGTGGCTCACGAAACAGGCGGGCAAGGCGTTCGTCGGCGAGGAGCCGACCCGGATGGGGACGAAGGACCCCGTGCTCGCCCCCTACCAGGTGTACCCCACTGCCGACGGCCACCTCAGCGTCGCCGCGGCCAACCAGAAGCTCTGGTCCGAGCTCTGCGAGGCCGTCGACCGACCGGACCTGGTCGACGACCCGCGGTTCGCGTCGAACGCCGACCGGGTAGAGCACATGGACGAACTCGAGGAAGAACTCTCCGAGACCTTCCGGGAGCGCGAGACCGACGAGTGGGTCGAACTGCTCGCCGAGGAGCGGGGGCTCCCGGTCGGACCGGTGTACAACGTCGACGAGGCGCTCCACAACGAGCAGGTCGACGCCCGGGACGTCGTGTCGTCGGCCGAACACCCCGCGGCGGGCGAAATTCCGGTCGTCGAACACCCACTCAACTTCGCGAACGCCGAGTCGGGGTTCGACAAGGCGCCCCCACTGCTCGGCGAGGACACCGTCCCCACCCTCCGGGAGCTGGGCTACGACGACGAGGCTATCGAGTCGCTCAGAGAGGCCGGGGCGATTCCGGACGAATGA
- a CDS encoding PPC domain-containing DNA-binding protein, which translates to MNHVREGDRIVVRLDPGEEVLDTLDDLREEYDIENGFLTAIGAVDRVTLGHYDTEDQEYNEEEFTGQFEVTSFLGNIGPDKIHTHIQVADDSFESLGGHCSGARVSGTFEIIVTLGETPLTHQLDERTGLDVFDI; encoded by the coding sequence ATGAATCACGTACGCGAAGGCGACCGAATCGTCGTTCGACTCGACCCCGGCGAGGAGGTCCTCGACACGCTCGACGATTTGCGCGAGGAGTACGACATCGAGAACGGTTTCCTGACCGCCATCGGCGCGGTCGACCGGGTTACGCTGGGCCACTACGATACCGAGGACCAGGAGTACAACGAGGAGGAGTTCACCGGCCAGTTCGAGGTCACGAGCTTCCTCGGCAACATCGGCCCGGACAAAATCCACACCCACATCCAGGTGGCCGACGACTCCTTCGAGTCGCTGGGCGGCCACTGCTCGGGCGCGCGGGTCTCGGGCACCTTCGAGATCATCGTGACGCTCGGCGAGACACCGCTGACCCACCAGCTCGACGAGCGGACCGGCCTCGACGTGTTCGACATCTAG
- a CDS encoding IclR family transcriptional regulator, with product MNRRTGAGNTVQSVETAFSIIELLRQNGGAGVTEIADELDMSKGAIHRYLVSLCEQGSVVKEDGIYRLGLRFLDLGQYVQYRHEASEITEPKVEQLAEMTGERAQFIVEERGKGVYLHLSEGENAVSTGAYVGKVINLTTAASGKAILAHLPNEEVEEILDHHGFRKRTSRTIVNRDRLFEELETVRDQGYAINLGEHVSRLGGIAVPVFGPDDDVLGSLSIGGPVNRIEQRIENEEIPAQLNGIANEIELKLAYD from the coding sequence ATGAACAGGCGAACGGGCGCAGGAAACACGGTCCAGTCGGTCGAGACGGCGTTCTCGATTATCGAACTGCTCCGGCAGAACGGCGGTGCGGGAGTCACGGAGATCGCCGACGAACTCGATATGTCCAAGGGGGCTATCCACCGATACCTGGTAAGCCTCTGCGAGCAGGGGAGCGTAGTGAAGGAGGACGGCATCTACCGGCTCGGACTGCGGTTTCTGGATCTCGGCCAGTACGTCCAGTATCGTCACGAAGCCAGCGAGATTACTGAGCCGAAGGTCGAACAGCTCGCCGAGATGACGGGCGAACGCGCGCAGTTCATCGTCGAAGAACGGGGCAAGGGCGTCTATCTCCATCTCTCTGAAGGCGAAAACGCGGTGTCGACCGGCGCCTACGTCGGGAAGGTGATCAACCTGACTACGGCCGCGTCCGGGAAAGCTATCCTCGCGCACCTCCCCAACGAGGAGGTTGAGGAGATCCTTGACCACCACGGGTTCCGGAAGCGCACGTCCCGAACTATCGTCAACCGGGATCGGCTGTTCGAGGAACTAGAAACTGTACGAGACCAGGGATACGCGATCAACCTTGGCGAGCACGTCTCGAGACTGGGGGGCATCGCGGTGCCGGTCTTCGGTCCGGACGACGACGTACTCGGGTCGCTCAGCATCGGCGGTCCCGTGAACCGCATCGAGCAACGCATCGAGAACGAGGAGATACCTGCGCAACTCAACGGCATCGCGAACGAGATTGAACTCAAACTGGCGTACGACTGA
- a CDS encoding MFS transporter — translation MTPRKPDQELLLRGHTGRVFLLVTLAYLAIKTGQRLLPPLLPFIVDDFGITSFVAGIALSVMAVVRAVLQFPSGRFSDGLSRATILFVAFSLGILGFTLLVATPTYPVFLASVCVLGSAIGLFDPAARALISDLFHEKRGRAFGLHTLAGDLAGIVAAGMAVALTARTWRTAFVPSIGVLIPALFVFKLWSREAVVFEWITMDVRETVSRLSRVSRLRWALLAYSFTVFASIGVTSFLPTFLVSVHDFPVDVAGGAFALLYGVGIVVKPISGWLSDCVPRLAIVGGGTLLASISLLSLVLAPSFATAIAAVVCYAVGQRAFPPPFNAYLMDRFPDDSMGGDLGAMRTVYLGFGSLGPAYVGFVADNFGYDVAFASIVFFFLGAATITLWLIPSR, via the coding sequence GTGACACCACGGAAACCGGACCAGGAACTGCTTCTGCGGGGCCACACCGGTCGCGTCTTTCTCCTCGTCACGCTGGCGTATCTGGCGATCAAGACCGGACAACGTCTTCTCCCGCCCCTGCTCCCGTTTATTGTCGACGACTTCGGAATCACGTCATTCGTTGCGGGCATCGCGCTGTCGGTCATGGCGGTCGTCCGTGCAGTTCTCCAGTTCCCGAGCGGACGATTTTCCGACGGACTGTCGCGGGCTACGATTCTGTTCGTCGCGTTCAGTCTCGGCATCTTGGGGTTCACGCTCCTCGTCGCGACACCGACCTACCCCGTCTTCCTCGCGTCCGTCTGTGTCCTGGGGAGCGCGATTGGACTGTTCGACCCCGCCGCGAGGGCGCTCATCTCGGACCTGTTCCACGAGAAGCGCGGACGGGCGTTCGGACTACACACGCTCGCCGGTGACTTGGCCGGAATCGTGGCTGCCGGTATGGCCGTCGCTCTGACGGCCAGGACCTGGCGAACTGCGTTCGTTCCCTCGATCGGTGTGCTCATCCCTGCCTTATTCGTCTTCAAACTCTGGAGTCGGGAAGCGGTCGTGTTCGAGTGGATTACGATGGACGTCAGGGAGACGGTCAGTCGTCTGTCACGCGTCTCTCGCCTCCGCTGGGCGCTTCTAGCGTACTCGTTCACCGTCTTCGCAAGTATCGGCGTTACGAGTTTCCTCCCGACCTTTCTGGTGTCCGTCCACGACTTTCCCGTCGATGTCGCGGGTGGGGCGTTCGCCCTCCTCTACGGCGTCGGCATCGTCGTCAAGCCGATCTCCGGGTGGCTCTCGGATTGCGTGCCCCGGTTGGCTATCGTCGGTGGTGGAACGCTTCTAGCGAGTATCAGCCTGCTGTCGCTCGTTCTAGCGCCGAGTTTCGCGACTGCTATCGCCGCCGTCGTCTGTTACGCCGTCGGGCAGCGAGCGTTTCCGCCACCGTTCAATGCGTACCTCATGGACCGGTTCCCCGACGACAGCATGGGCGGAGATTTGGGTGCGATGCGCACCGTCTATCTGGGCTTCGGTAGTCTCGGGCCCGCCTACGTCGGTTTCGTGGCGGACAACTTCGGCTACGACGTCGCGTTCGCGAGCATCGTCTTCTTCTTCCTGGGCGCCGCTACGATCACGCTCTGGTTGATTCCATCTCGGTAG